The following are encoded together in the Fimbriiglobus ruber genome:
- a CDS encoding TolB family protein, whose translation MPGHAYRVYDLATKSLTKIDLPDGCHVTDWSADGKRFLTNIQTSDSTMRVAWLNADGTGKPDFVSPEGEFGFGGRLSPGGRRMLYQGGPEPPKGERGKVRLYVMDLATKKRMAVDEPGETYSHCWSRDGSRVAYTWQRSLDKPAEVAERETLLITCGYDGRNRKTVTSRKTEVPENSNGRDSVVYFFWVTDWR comes from the coding sequence GTGCCGGGGCATGCATACCGTGTGTACGACTTGGCCACGAAATCCCTTACGAAGATAGACCTTCCGGACGGGTGCCACGTCACGGACTGGTCGGCCGACGGCAAGCGGTTCCTGACGAACATCCAGACTTCCGATTCCACCATGCGTGTGGCCTGGCTCAACGCCGACGGCACCGGTAAGCCCGACTTCGTGAGTCCAGAAGGGGAGTTCGGATTCGGCGGTCGGCTGTCGCCGGGCGGCCGGCGGATGCTCTACCAAGGCGGCCCGGAGCCGCCAAAAGGAGAACGGGGCAAGGTGCGATTGTACGTGATGGACTTGGCCACGAAGAAGCGGATGGCGGTGGATGAGCCGGGAGAGACTTACAGCCACTGCTGGTCGCGGGATGGTTCACGGGTCGCTTACACCTGGCAGCGGTCCCTGGACAAGCCCGCGGAGGTCGCCGAGAGGGAAACGCTGCTCATCACCTGTGGCTATGACGGCCGTAATCGCAAGACTGTGACCAGCCGGAAAACCGAAGTGCCGGAGAACAGCAACGGGCGCGACAGTGTTGTGTATTTCTTCTGGGTGACCGATTGGCGATGA
- a CDS encoding ISKra4 family transposase — protein sequence MTCPHCRESARCKGFKSRQLVSLFGPLEYSRHYYLCRHCHHGISPLDGVLGLRAHDLTPAADEVVCLSGLEDSFATAADTVLPRLAGLRVSESTVQRATEAAGERLAEAQHAGQTFGPSTPWAWHKDADGKTVGYVSVDATGVGQQGSRGAKAEGRMAYIGMIDNPVPEERPRWANPTAAKRPEWKARYVSQVRSLAELAEPLRRQASQVNLGGADRWVALSDGGIGLEDFLRANFPRVEAVILDFYHVAEYVAKLSRVLHPGDADADRRWRETTCEELKTSGGSAVLEKVRSLDLADRAGAASVRAEVVTYFTNQTHRMDYPHYLAQGWQIGSGPVESACKTVIGERMKGGGMRWGEDGADAMSHLRALFCSSDNQWAAFWSKN from the coding sequence ATGACGTGCCCGCACTGCCGGGAATCGGCCCGGTGCAAGGGATTCAAGTCCCGTCAATTGGTCAGCCTGTTCGGTCCGCTCGAGTACTCCCGGCACTACTACTTGTGCCGGCACTGCCACCACGGGATATCGCCCCTGGACGGGGTGCTCGGGTTACGGGCTCACGACCTGACCCCGGCCGCCGACGAGGTCGTCTGCCTGTCCGGGTTGGAGGATAGTTTCGCCACGGCCGCCGACACGGTGTTGCCGCGGTTGGCCGGTCTGCGAGTGAGTGAGTCGACGGTCCAGCGGGCGACCGAGGCCGCCGGCGAGCGGTTGGCCGAAGCCCAACATGCGGGCCAGACGTTCGGCCCGTCGACCCCGTGGGCGTGGCACAAGGATGCCGACGGGAAAACGGTCGGTTACGTGTCGGTCGACGCCACCGGCGTCGGGCAACAAGGTTCCCGCGGTGCCAAGGCCGAGGGGCGGATGGCGTACATCGGGATGATTGACAACCCGGTCCCCGAGGAACGCCCACGGTGGGCGAATCCGACGGCGGCCAAGCGACCGGAGTGGAAGGCCCGGTACGTGTCCCAGGTGCGGTCGCTCGCGGAGTTGGCCGAGCCGTTGCGGCGACAAGCCTCCCAGGTGAATCTGGGCGGTGCCGATCGATGGGTCGCGTTGTCCGACGGGGGCATTGGGTTGGAGGACTTCCTGCGGGCGAATTTCCCCCGTGTGGAAGCCGTCATCTTGGACTTCTACCACGTGGCCGAATACGTCGCCAAACTGTCCCGCGTCCTGCATCCGGGGGACGCGGACGCGGACCGGCGATGGCGGGAGACGACGTGCGAGGAACTCAAGACCTCCGGCGGATCCGCCGTGCTAGAGAAGGTCCGGTCGTTGGATCTCGCCGACCGGGCCGGGGCGGCGAGTGTTCGTGCGGAGGTCGTGACGTACTTCACGAATCAGACCCATCGGATGGATTACCCGCACTACTTGGCCCAGGGCTGGCAGATCGGCAGTGGTCCGGTGGAGAGTGCCTGCAAGACGGTCATCGGGGAACGCATGAAGGGCGGGGGAATGCGTTGGGGCGAGGACGGCGCCGATGCGATGAGCCACTTGCGCGCGCTGTTTTGTAGCTCGGATAACCAGTGGGCGGCGTTTTGGTCTAAGAATTAG
- a CDS encoding IS630 family transposase: MAEARDGKRTVYFVDASHFVLASFLGWVWCFVRLHVRAASGRQRYNVLGALNAVTHELVTEINTTYITATSVCALLRKIAALGGSLPITLVLDNARYQRCALVEHTAKALGIELLFLPSYSPNLNLIERLWKFVKKEALNSRHHQDFKKFQEAIDHCLADLPTKHREKLATLMTHKFQTWDNVSLLDA; encoded by the coding sequence TTGGCGGAAGCCCGCGACGGTAAGCGGACGGTGTACTTCGTGGACGCGTCGCACTTCGTCTTGGCGTCGTTCCTGGGGTGGGTGTGGTGCTTCGTCCGGTTACATGTCCGGGCCGCGTCGGGACGGCAGAGGTACAACGTGCTGGGTGCGCTGAACGCGGTCACGCACGAGCTGGTGACAGAAATCAACACGACGTACATCACGGCCACCTCGGTGTGTGCGTTGCTCCGCAAGATCGCGGCCCTCGGTGGGTCATTGCCGATCACGCTGGTACTCGACAACGCCCGCTACCAGCGGTGCGCGCTGGTGGAGCACACGGCCAAGGCACTCGGGATCGAGTTGTTGTTCCTGCCGTCGTATTCGCCGAACCTGAACTTGATCGAGCGACTCTGGAAGTTCGTGAAGAAGGAGGCGTTGAACAGCCGCCACCATCAGGACTTCAAGAAGTTCCAGGAGGCCATCGACCATTGCTTGGCGGATCTGCCGACGAAACACCGAGAGAAACTGGCGACCCTGATGACCCACAAATTCCAGACGTGGGACAATGTGTCACTCCTGGACGCGTAA
- a CDS encoding helix-turn-helix domain-containing protein, protein MRPQYSFPEPVVQAIADARYRHPDPRVQERMEILWLKTRNVTHSRIAELANVSRSTVQRTLRIYAAKGLDGVRSFGWKGQPSALTPHHGTIEDAFRRHPPHTAHEAARRIEDLTGVRRKASRVRQFLKEDLGMKCLKVAPIPVPPKKTVDEHARTQADFLKDGTGTEVGGSPRR, encoded by the coding sequence ATGCGTCCCCAATATTCGTTTCCCGAACCCGTGGTCCAAGCGATCGCGGACGCGCGCTATCGGCACCCGGACCCGCGTGTCCAAGAGCGGATGGAGATTCTCTGGCTCAAGACCCGGAACGTGACGCACAGTCGGATCGCGGAGTTGGCCAACGTGTCGCGCTCCACGGTGCAGCGGACCCTGCGGATCTATGCGGCGAAGGGTCTGGATGGGGTCCGATCGTTCGGCTGGAAGGGCCAACCCAGTGCGCTGACACCGCATCACGGGACGATCGAAGACGCGTTTCGCCGGCACCCGCCGCACACGGCCCACGAGGCGGCGCGGCGGATCGAGGACCTGACGGGCGTCCGACGCAAGGCGTCGCGGGTGCGCCAGTTCTTGAAAGAGGATCTGGGGATGAAATGCCTGAAGGTGGCACCCATCCCGGTGCCGCCCAAGAAAACGGTCGACGAACACGCCCGCACGCAGGCGGATTTTTTAAAAGACGGAACTGGAACCGAAGTTGGCGGAAGCCCGCGACGGTAA